In one Prosthecobacter debontii genomic region, the following are encoded:
- a CDS encoding glycosyltransferase, which produces MPPKRKLSLRVLHLPVAYLPWTVGGREVYCHTLCHDLEDHGVESIVAIHQDPGRKEAVGVHQHEGISVHVLPALKDFSERVTAYSKVYASLPGFSDLLDQMKPDLVHFHDQNGGASLSHMREVKQRGIPTVLTYHTPGQSCVQRALLYEGKHPCDGKVILQRCTACRLVDSGLPRPFARLASMTEWPGVSPSSSSRWQRVLSARLMTRIFKQSLEEFFDLADGVVVGAEWCRAVLLSNGLAEHKLHLIRTAGREPSNDVVGLKYPARQPLRLACMGRCSPVKGFHVLIDAVKMLPEDVPLQIHFLGPYWDDSYGQELLKRIGGDKRFISPRLVANTDLMTTLAEMDAVVVPSIWLETGPLTVFDAFAAGLPVIGSRLGGISEVVREGLNGWLFEAGSGHDLSRKIQGLLAGELQIPAPVNIRNSFPRTMKTVAGHYAKIYSDYVG; this is translated from the coding sequence TTGCCTCCCAAAAGAAAGCTTAGCTTGAGGGTTCTACATCTACCAGTTGCTTATTTGCCTTGGACCGTTGGAGGGCGGGAGGTCTATTGTCACACCTTGTGTCACGATCTTGAAGATCATGGTGTGGAATCCATCGTCGCAATCCACCAAGATCCGGGTCGAAAAGAAGCGGTAGGTGTTCATCAACATGAAGGAATCTCTGTTCATGTTCTGCCAGCGCTCAAAGATTTTTCTGAGCGCGTGACTGCCTACAGTAAAGTCTATGCGTCACTTCCTGGTTTTTCAGACTTGTTAGATCAGATGAAGCCAGATCTGGTTCACTTTCATGATCAGAATGGTGGAGCAAGCCTAAGCCACATGAGGGAAGTCAAGCAACGGGGCATTCCCACCGTGTTGACCTATCACACCCCAGGACAATCCTGCGTCCAAAGAGCCTTGTTATATGAAGGTAAGCATCCTTGCGATGGTAAGGTGATTCTCCAACGCTGCACAGCCTGCAGATTGGTGGATAGCGGGTTACCAAGACCCTTTGCAAGGCTAGCATCCATGACGGAGTGGCCCGGCGTGTCTCCCTCATCATCGTCACGGTGGCAGCGGGTCCTCTCGGCACGGCTCATGACACGCATTTTCAAGCAGTCTCTCGAGGAGTTTTTTGACTTGGCCGATGGCGTCGTTGTTGGCGCTGAATGGTGCCGTGCGGTCCTATTATCGAATGGTCTGGCGGAGCATAAACTCCACCTGATACGCACTGCTGGACGCGAGCCATCCAATGATGTTGTTGGCCTTAAGTATCCTGCGAGACAGCCTTTGCGTTTAGCCTGCATGGGACGCTGTTCGCCGGTGAAGGGATTCCACGTTCTGATCGATGCGGTCAAAATGCTTCCTGAAGATGTCCCCCTACAAATCCACTTTTTAGGTCCCTACTGGGATGATTCCTATGGCCAAGAACTTCTCAAGAGAATAGGAGGAGACAAACGATTCATTTCGCCACGATTGGTAGCCAATACCGATCTCATGACGACTCTCGCAGAAATGGATGCTGTGGTCGTGCCTTCAATCTGGCTGGAAACGGGACCGCTGACTGTGTTTGACGCTTTTGCCGCGGGTTTACCTGTGATCGGGAGCAGGCTGGGGGGGATTTCTGAAGTCGTTCGAGAGGGACTCAATGGCTGGTTGTTTGAAGCAGGGAGCGGCCATGACCTTTCTCGCAAAATTCAAGGCTTGCTGGCAGGAGAGTTACAGATCCCGGCTCCTGTAAATATTCGGAACAGCTTTCCAAGAACAATGAAGACGGTGGCCGGTCACTATGCCAAAATTTATTCTGACTACGTAGGATGA
- a CDS encoding glycosyltransferase family 4 protein has product MVITDPVIPVPPIDYGGVERIAASLCQCLRDMGHVVDLIAGPGSQSFGGRLFIHHRPSTKRLSRAARKAWFQGISAAAVLKADCVINFGRLDYLHLILKLAKPLICCFQNPILASEVEWLVARRSRNLALVGISRAQVEDVRHLAEFSVIYNSTNTDLFEARSGIPEEGYFVFLGRLTANKGVDTAIRVAKKCGVRLKIAGNRPQEEDGLRYFNEEIKPHLGDVIEYVGEINDEQKKSLLGNARALLFPIRWPEPFGIVMVESLACGTPVIATRCASTPEVIDHGKTGFLAESEDEMVEAVQKIDSVDRLECRRQAEQRFSSKVMTEKYLDVIQKLVASHSA; this is encoded by the coding sequence TTGGTCATTACAGATCCGGTCATCCCTGTTCCTCCTATTGATTATGGAGGAGTCGAACGAATAGCGGCATCTCTGTGTCAGTGCCTGAGGGACATGGGCCATGTAGTCGATTTGATCGCTGGCCCCGGATCTCAATCTTTTGGAGGTCGACTGTTTATTCACCACCGGCCATCGACTAAGCGACTCTCTAGGGCAGCTCGTAAAGCCTGGTTTCAAGGTATTTCGGCCGCTGCTGTATTAAAGGCTGATTGCGTGATCAATTTTGGAAGACTCGACTACTTGCATCTGATTCTAAAGTTAGCCAAGCCGCTGATTTGTTGTTTCCAAAACCCGATCCTCGCTAGCGAAGTTGAATGGTTGGTGGCGAGGCGATCACGCAATCTGGCTCTGGTTGGCATCAGTCGCGCTCAAGTCGAAGACGTAAGACACCTCGCTGAATTTTCCGTCATTTACAATTCAACCAACACAGATCTGTTTGAAGCTCGATCAGGTATCCCGGAAGAGGGTTATTTCGTCTTCCTGGGAAGATTGACCGCCAATAAAGGAGTCGATACGGCGATAAGGGTCGCCAAAAAGTGTGGAGTGAGATTAAAGATAGCTGGCAATCGACCTCAAGAGGAAGATGGACTGAGGTATTTCAACGAAGAGATCAAACCTCATCTAGGAGACGTGATTGAATACGTTGGAGAAATCAATGATGAGCAAAAGAAGAGTTTGTTAGGAAACGCGCGGGCGCTTCTATTTCCGATTCGTTGGCCTGAGCCTTTTGGAATTGTAATGGTGGAGTCGCTAGCCTGCGGAACACCGGTTATTGCCACACGGTGTGCTTCCACTCCAGAAGTCATCGATCATGGTAAAACTGGATTTTTAGCGGAGTCCGAAGACGAAATGGTGGAGGCTGTGCAGAAGATTGACTCTGTGGACAGGCTAGAGTGCAGACGGCAAGCTGAGCAACGTTTTTCAAGTAAGGTCATGACTGAAAAGTATCTTGACGTCATTCAGAAATTAGTCGCATCGCATTCAGCCTAA
- a CDS encoding formylglycine-generating enzyme family protein, whose protein sequence is MVIVCPQPIRQFALFGLGWLSFITAQAQMPNEHLEHSSSLGLRFVSLPGTPALMATYETRVSDWQAFLAASGYQWSYKPHFEQGANHPVVGISLEDAQAFCNWLTEKERQEGKLNSSQGYRLPTKSDWDAAIGLLRMRKLDLTVEQKVADERTFPWGMDWPPPAGSANLAEGEIPGYSDGYPFTAPVGQFKATEEGLYDLSGNVWEWCWDPEVRAEQTGVLRGGSWAYFRPECLRSSYLYVVPTDMRMPTVGFRCVYEDKQRTAAMLASAEKVKAEIRAQRREEMLGGEVNKADIAAMREKLAASSGSTETNSASLKPAQAAETFTNALGMEFVPLPDTQLLFGNTEVRLQDFETWLKAARRTWNKPAFLLSESHPAVGVSWDDATAFCQWLTEQDRAKQLIPASASYRLPTDLEWSLAAGLKEETGADPAERDRNATPHFPWSAEGTFPPPISSTNLDATRIEGYQDNHSYTAPVSSEEANALGIRGLSGNASEWCQDPWPGSPEERVIRGGSWLSREKEALYTGHRQRAPHDSSNNATGFRVVLELPAP, encoded by the coding sequence ATGGTGATTGTGTGCCCCCAACCGATTCGCCAGTTTGCCCTCTTTGGTCTAGGCTGGCTCAGTTTTATCACGGCCCAGGCTCAGATGCCCAACGAACATCTGGAGCACAGCAGTTCGTTGGGCCTCCGCTTTGTTTCGCTGCCCGGCACCCCTGCCCTGATGGCCACCTATGAGACACGAGTCTCCGACTGGCAGGCTTTTTTGGCGGCCAGCGGCTACCAGTGGTCTTATAAACCTCACTTCGAGCAGGGGGCCAACCACCCCGTGGTCGGCATTTCGCTGGAAGATGCTCAGGCCTTTTGCAATTGGCTGACCGAAAAGGAGCGTCAAGAGGGCAAGTTGAACAGCTCGCAAGGCTACCGTCTGCCCACCAAGAGCGATTGGGATGCGGCGATCGGCCTTCTGAGAATGCGTAAGCTCGATCTCACCGTGGAACAAAAAGTGGCGGATGAAAGAACCTTTCCGTGGGGCATGGACTGGCCACCACCGGCGGGGAGCGCCAACTTGGCGGAGGGAGAGATCCCCGGGTATTCAGACGGCTATCCTTTCACTGCGCCTGTGGGACAATTCAAAGCCACGGAAGAAGGCCTCTATGATCTCTCTGGAAATGTGTGGGAGTGGTGCTGGGACCCGGAGGTCCGGGCCGAGCAGACGGGTGTGCTTCGAGGCGGTTCCTGGGCTTATTTTCGGCCTGAGTGTCTGCGCTCCAGCTACCTCTATGTCGTGCCGACGGACATGCGCATGCCGACCGTCGGCTTCCGCTGTGTCTATGAGGATAAACAACGCACGGCCGCGATGCTAGCCTCGGCTGAAAAGGTGAAGGCTGAAATCCGAGCTCAACGGCGTGAGGAGATGCTCGGCGGAGAGGTCAATAAGGCGGACATCGCCGCCATGCGAGAGAAGTTGGCGGCGTCATCGGGCTCCACGGAGACCAACAGCGCGTCCCTCAAACCTGCCCAAGCAGCTGAAACCTTCACCAACGCCCTGGGCATGGAATTTGTCCCGCTGCCAGATACTCAGCTTCTCTTTGGGAATACCGAGGTGCGTTTGCAGGACTTTGAGACATGGCTCAAAGCGGCCCGCCGCACCTGGAATAAGCCCGCGTTTCTCTTGAGTGAAAGTCACCCCGCCGTCGGAGTGAGTTGGGATGACGCCACGGCCTTTTGCCAATGGCTGACGGAGCAAGACCGAGCCAAGCAGCTCATCCCCGCCTCAGCGAGCTACCGTCTGCCCACGGATCTGGAGTGGAGTCTTGCCGCTGGCTTGAAGGAGGAAACCGGGGCCGACCCAGCGGAGCGAGATCGAAATGCCACGCCGCACTTCCCCTGGTCGGCAGAAGGTACCTTCCCGCCTCCGATCTCCAGCACTAATCTGGATGCGACACGCATCGAAGGCTACCAGGACAATCATTCCTACACGGCCCCCGTCAGCTCGGAAGAAGCCAATGCTCTGGGCATCCGCGGCCTCAGTGGCAATGCCTCGGAGTGGTGCCAAGATCCCTGGCCGGGCAGTCCCGAGGAACGTGTCATCCGCGGGGGCTCCTGGCTCAGCCGTGAGAAAGAGGCTCTCTACACAGGGCATCGCCAGCGCGCGCCTCATGACAGCAGCAACAACGCCACCGGATTCCGTGTGGTTCTAGAGCTTCCCGCGCCATGA
- the rfbB gene encoding dTDP-glucose 4,6-dehydratase — protein MNILVTGGAGFIGSHLIRRIVDEPEVDCVVNLDALTYAGNLQNLEGIHDRHPRYAFEHADLRDAERVHQIVAAHDITHVLHLAAESHVDRSIQSSAIFMQTNVLGTLHLLDACRAYWRLGGDNRFIQVSTDEVYGSLNPDDPPFTEETPLLPNSPYSASKAAADCLVRSYVKTYDFPAIIARCCNNFGPGQHAEKLIPTVLRCLKTRQPIPVYGDGRQIREWIHVSDHVDMLWRALLGGKLGEVYNLGSGVELSNLQLIEHLCDLWDQQTGLEVRSSRQLVTHVQDRPGHDRRYSIDASKFEQAMGSPQGSCDPDDGLAALVASFLR, from the coding sequence ATGAACATTCTCGTTACAGGCGGAGCGGGATTCATCGGGTCCCATCTGATTCGACGAATCGTGGATGAGCCAGAAGTTGACTGCGTGGTCAATCTGGATGCCTTGACCTATGCTGGGAACTTGCAGAATCTGGAGGGTATTCATGATCGGCATCCCCGGTATGCCTTTGAACACGCGGATTTAAGAGATGCCGAACGGGTTCATCAAATTGTGGCTGCTCATGACATCACTCATGTGCTTCATCTGGCAGCGGAGTCTCATGTGGATCGCTCGATTCAAAGTTCAGCCATCTTTATGCAGACCAATGTATTGGGAACCTTGCATTTGCTGGACGCTTGTCGCGCTTATTGGAGGCTCGGAGGTGACAACCGGTTTATCCAGGTTTCCACCGATGAAGTGTATGGCAGCCTGAACCCTGATGATCCGCCGTTTACGGAAGAAACTCCTCTTTTGCCCAACTCCCCTTATTCAGCCAGCAAAGCGGCGGCGGATTGCTTGGTGCGCAGTTACGTCAAGACCTATGATTTTCCGGCCATCATCGCCCGCTGCTGCAATAACTTCGGCCCCGGCCAGCATGCTGAAAAGTTGATCCCCACCGTCCTACGCTGTCTGAAGACCAGACAGCCGATTCCAGTTTATGGAGATGGAAGGCAAATCCGTGAATGGATCCATGTCTCGGATCATGTGGACATGCTCTGGCGTGCTTTGCTCGGGGGAAAGCTGGGAGAGGTTTACAACCTGGGAAGTGGTGTCGAGTTGAGCAATCTTCAACTCATCGAGCACCTGTGTGATCTTTGGGACCAGCAGACGGGGCTGGAGGTGAGATCTTCACGTCAATTGGTGACTCATGTACAGGACCGGCCTGGGCATGATAGACGTTATTCCATTGATGCCTCAAAGTTTGAACAGGCAATGGGTTCTCCCCAAGGCTCGTGTGACCCAGATGATGGGCTTGCTGCCCTGGTCGCGTCTTTTCTTCGTTAG
- a CDS encoding tetratricopeptide repeat protein, with product MSDAPQPPVASVRRPKPWLTWIMGALFGLGILYWWAGERVIQWGRSLIAGHYAAQAQASIQKKDWATAGQNIGHARRWLVNDAAVLRAYADLLIATNSDPVSLLQVLRVLESQNKATSEDRLRISQIFISLGHIDAARAEYNKLPTAQRETRGGLELLADLLRAEGHVTESEKLLRRALAMAPEDPSSRLRLAILDHQNSFPEIQARSREVLWEIAQGQDENALRALEFLSAQPQLTGEEAEKLLSLIEAHSGASTQLRYSALSARFRARPQDRAALLDREIERIQGQGVEDLAPALQWLLLEHQPEQVIALLPDQLYLKSAQLLHPYLLALGELNRWQDIDTLLSSPKPLPVATTFIHLWRARAAEKLGSGIGSIRHHLESAFAQTGRGANEGAARATAEVAEQMGQWDLAAQYYQETAQQQPISQGTLMEKVYEMAMRGRDTGAAIKAARQLAELHPENLVYTQRALYLGLVAGFEIETISQRLNHEIAPGSYPLLRALAAYRLGNLDEVRQHLMAIKDPDDLPAGQKAARAGLLSACGDTGAAYQIAETIPSPLLLPEEIRFLKRAL from the coding sequence ATGAGCGATGCACCGCAGCCCCCTGTCGCCAGCGTTCGCAGGCCCAAGCCATGGCTCACCTGGATCATGGGAGCGCTGTTTGGGTTGGGCATCCTCTACTGGTGGGCAGGGGAGCGTGTGATCCAGTGGGGGCGCAGCCTCATCGCAGGTCACTATGCGGCCCAGGCACAGGCCTCCATTCAGAAGAAAGACTGGGCGACGGCCGGTCAAAATATCGGCCATGCACGGCGCTGGCTGGTGAATGACGCCGCCGTTCTGCGTGCCTATGCGGATCTTTTGATCGCGACAAACAGCGACCCTGTGAGCCTTCTGCAAGTTCTGCGGGTCCTGGAATCCCAAAACAAAGCCACCTCAGAAGACCGCCTGCGCATCAGTCAGATTTTCATCTCGCTCGGCCACATCGATGCCGCCCGGGCAGAATACAACAAGCTGCCCACGGCACAGCGAGAGACCCGTGGTGGCTTGGAGCTTTTAGCCGACCTGCTCCGAGCTGAAGGCCATGTCACTGAATCTGAGAAATTGCTACGTCGTGCCTTGGCCATGGCGCCCGAAGACCCTTCCTCGCGTTTACGTCTAGCCATCCTAGACCACCAAAACAGCTTTCCTGAGATCCAGGCCCGCTCTCGCGAGGTCCTCTGGGAAATCGCCCAGGGCCAGGATGAAAATGCGCTCCGTGCCTTGGAGTTTCTCAGTGCCCAGCCTCAACTCACGGGCGAAGAAGCCGAGAAGCTGTTGAGTTTGATCGAGGCTCACAGCGGGGCTTCGACACAGCTACGCTACTCCGCGCTCTCCGCCCGTTTCCGAGCCCGCCCCCAAGACCGAGCAGCCCTCCTCGACCGCGAGATCGAGCGTATTCAAGGTCAAGGGGTGGAAGACCTAGCTCCAGCCCTCCAGTGGCTGCTTCTGGAACATCAACCCGAGCAAGTCATCGCCCTGCTGCCTGACCAACTCTATCTCAAATCGGCCCAGCTCCTCCACCCTTACCTACTCGCATTGGGCGAGTTGAATCGCTGGCAAGACATCGACACCCTCCTCAGCAGCCCCAAGCCCCTGCCTGTCGCGACGACCTTCATCCATCTCTGGCGCGCCCGCGCAGCCGAGAAACTCGGGTCCGGCATCGGTTCCATTCGGCATCATCTGGAGTCCGCCTTTGCCCAGACCGGCCGTGGAGCCAACGAAGGAGCCGCACGCGCCACTGCGGAAGTGGCCGAGCAGATGGGCCAGTGGGATCTCGCAGCGCAATACTACCAGGAGACCGCCCAACAGCAGCCGATCAGCCAAGGGACACTCATGGAGAAAGTCTATGAGATGGCCATGCGCGGGCGTGACACTGGCGCGGCGATCAAAGCCGCACGTCAACTGGCGGAATTGCATCCCGAAAACCTAGTTTACACCCAACGCGCCCTTTATCTGGGCCTAGTGGCGGGTTTTGAAATCGAGACGATCAGCCAGCGCTTGAATCACGAGATTGCGCCAGGGTCTTACCCTCTCCTGCGTGCCTTGGCGGCCTATCGTCTGGGGAATCTGGACGAAGTCCGTCAGCATTTGATGGCCATTAAAGATCCCGATGACCTTCCTGCCGGGCAAAAAGCCGCTCGCGCGGGGTTGTTGTCCGCCTGCGGAGACACAGGCGCCGCCTATCAGATCGCCGAGACCATCCCCAGCCCTCTTTTACTGCCAGAAGAGATCCGCTTTCTAAAGCGCGCCCTTTGA
- a CDS encoding lipopolysaccharide biosynthesis protein, with the protein MSRIKKAFKATAVGQVFAMLAMLLSLVAVPLYLQWLGQERYGLLLTGMAFGSYLMFADGGLTWASMLLIAEASGREDRVEIASIVKCSLSLAGCSTLLVAVIVTGLVMSLKLMSPVAWLPSHPEFSGLLIVLGLSTGLNLLFSPFYNLLFGLQDAHLATAYQGVGRLVGTVLMLVIARQGCSLAWIFAGNVFGGLLVSLAVAWHCRRRHSWAFSHGSFWNGAQIRRQLRMSVKSFIMQIGSILWGTAPVLAISGAAGPQAVPAYTVPVALLNAPFGLLTSFCANLQAGYGEAMGRGDREWITKTIAALLRKAALLIGLLGTGYMLLAEAFIGLWTHGHLQSDPLMLLSALVIVSMGTVLSFFRYALTGINRHRNAALADLICGLLCFVFVFLSVRFYGPGWVGAGVAVAVILSSGWMLPVELSRALQRRRIWPAWSFWARLVVVMLMSGIAGWLSMKSMVGDGILAWGRILVSGSVCFGVYSSLSFWLFSEDVMPIKTALASYRKGLQVK; encoded by the coding sequence GTGAGCCGGATTAAAAAGGCATTCAAAGCGACAGCGGTTGGCCAAGTCTTTGCCATGCTGGCTATGCTTTTGTCGTTGGTGGCAGTTCCTCTCTATCTTCAGTGGCTAGGCCAAGAGCGATATGGGCTGTTACTCACAGGAATGGCTTTTGGCAGTTACCTCATGTTTGCAGATGGCGGTTTGACTTGGGCTTCGATGTTGCTGATTGCGGAAGCCAGTGGTCGAGAAGACCGGGTTGAAATTGCTTCGATCGTAAAATGCAGTTTATCGCTTGCTGGTTGTTCAACTTTGCTGGTGGCCGTCATCGTGACTGGGTTGGTGATGAGTCTGAAACTGATGAGTCCAGTCGCTTGGCTGCCTTCGCATCCAGAGTTTTCCGGTCTGCTTATTGTGTTAGGTCTCTCAACCGGTCTAAATCTGCTTTTTTCTCCATTTTATAATCTGCTATTCGGCCTTCAAGATGCCCACCTAGCTACAGCTTATCAGGGAGTTGGGAGACTGGTTGGAACGGTGTTGATGCTTGTTATCGCTCGACAAGGATGCTCCTTGGCATGGATCTTTGCAGGGAATGTGTTCGGCGGCCTATTGGTTTCACTTGCCGTTGCTTGGCATTGCCGCCGCCGTCACTCCTGGGCATTCTCTCATGGCAGCTTCTGGAATGGGGCTCAGATTCGGAGACAATTGCGGATGAGCGTGAAGAGTTTCATCATGCAAATAGGCTCTATTTTGTGGGGCACTGCGCCCGTACTGGCCATCAGTGGAGCGGCGGGCCCTCAGGCTGTTCCTGCTTATACAGTGCCGGTGGCTTTGCTTAACGCCCCCTTTGGTTTGTTGACGTCCTTTTGCGCCAACCTCCAGGCTGGCTATGGGGAGGCGATGGGACGAGGGGATAGGGAGTGGATCACTAAAACGATTGCTGCCTTACTCCGTAAAGCGGCTCTTCTGATAGGTCTCCTGGGCACGGGTTATATGCTTTTGGCAGAAGCTTTTATTGGTCTTTGGACTCACGGTCATCTCCAGTCAGATCCGCTGATGCTTCTGAGTGCACTAGTCATCGTATCAATGGGGACCGTATTGTCATTTTTTCGCTATGCACTAACAGGGATCAACCGGCACCGAAATGCGGCTTTGGCTGATTTGATCTGCGGGCTCTTGTGCTTTGTTTTCGTCTTTTTATCGGTGCGCTTTTATGGGCCTGGTTGGGTTGGAGCGGGTGTGGCCGTCGCCGTTATCTTGAGTAGCGGTTGGATGTTACCAGTCGAATTGTCACGTGCTCTTCAGAGGAGGCGGATTTGGCCAGCTTGGTCCTTCTGGGCACGCTTAGTTGTTGTGATGCTGATGTCTGGGATAGCGGGATGGCTTTCGATGAAATCAATGGTTGGAGATGGTATCCTCGCCTGGGGGCGAATCCTCGTTTCGGGGTCGGTCTGTTTTGGAGTTTATTCGAGCCTTAGTTTTTGGCTTTTTTCTGAGGATGTGATGCCGATCAAAACGGCTCTCGCTTCCTACAGGAAGGGGCTTCAGGTGAAGTAA
- the rfbA gene encoding glucose-1-phosphate thymidylyltransferase RfbA produces MKGILMAGGAGSRLYPLTQVVSKQLQPVYDKPMIYYPLTVLMAGGIREICLIATPEDLPRFRQLLGDGHQWGIQIVYRVQSQPEGIAQAFLIAADFIGEGPVTLILGDNLFFGGDALPRAFASFSGGASIFAYHVTNPECYGVVEFDSEGRACSLEEKPAQPRSHFAVPGVYLYDHQVVSIARDLTPSPRGELEITDVNREYLRRGQLHVTRLSRGFAWLDAGTSTSLYDAAAYVQTIEKRQGIKLGCPEEAALRRGFVSVELLDQWLASMPICEYRDYLQGISHEYRR; encoded by the coding sequence ATGAAAGGAATTCTAATGGCTGGCGGAGCCGGCTCAAGGCTCTATCCCTTGACGCAAGTGGTGAGTAAACAGCTCCAGCCTGTTTATGATAAACCGATGATTTATTACCCACTCACCGTGCTGATGGCGGGGGGGATTCGTGAAATCTGCCTGATCGCTACGCCAGAAGATCTGCCCAGATTTCGGCAGCTTCTCGGCGACGGTCACCAATGGGGAATCCAAATTGTCTATCGTGTGCAATCACAACCGGAGGGGATTGCCCAAGCGTTCTTGATCGCAGCCGATTTCATTGGTGAGGGACCTGTAACCCTGATTTTGGGGGATAATCTCTTTTTTGGTGGAGACGCTTTGCCGCGTGCTTTTGCCAGCTTCTCAGGCGGTGCCTCGATCTTTGCCTACCACGTCACCAACCCGGAATGCTACGGGGTCGTCGAATTTGATTCCGAGGGCAGGGCCTGTTCGCTTGAAGAAAAGCCCGCGCAACCACGCAGTCATTTTGCGGTTCCCGGGGTCTATCTTTACGATCACCAAGTCGTCTCGATCGCACGCGATCTGACTCCTTCCCCGCGCGGTGAATTGGAGATCACAGATGTGAATCGTGAATACCTCCGGCGAGGGCAACTTCACGTCACACGGTTGAGCCGGGGGTTCGCCTGGCTGGATGCTGGCACGAGCACGAGTTTGTATGATGCCGCTGCCTATGTGCAGACGATTGAAAAACGTCAGGGGATCAAGCTGGGCTGTCCTGAAGAAGCTGCGCTACGGCGGGGTTTTGTCTCAGTGGAGTTGTTGGATCAATGGTTAGCCTCCATGCCTATCTGCGAATACCGAGACTATCTGCAAGGCATCAGCCATGAGTATCGGCGTTGA
- a CDS encoding FkbM family methyltransferase has translation MKLFKNLLKHIWQSYLKLCRSLPWMAVPLPNGLAQAGRVWCHPEFFRHRWSSDEDKVFATLVALIKPGDVFFDVGANIGQTAIVGARCVGADGCVVAFEPSKLNVEKMEYHLRWNGVRQVKVETVCVGKRVGIVDFFLQGDGLHSSNSLTFSDSKNLATLAAKPLVVKVPITTIDAYCAATGLRPDVIKIDVEGAELDVLQGALEVLKLHRPRILLGIHPFWWPEGQSGHDIGEFLDNLGYKVLNPGTRQEVRPQDFADYLCLPKESLA, from the coding sequence ATGAAGCTGTTTAAAAATTTATTGAAGCACATTTGGCAATCTTATTTGAAGCTCTGCCGCTCTCTGCCATGGATGGCTGTGCCACTGCCAAATGGCCTAGCTCAGGCAGGCCGCGTCTGGTGTCATCCAGAATTTTTCAGGCATCGGTGGTCGAGTGATGAAGACAAGGTCTTTGCGACACTCGTCGCATTGATCAAACCCGGGGATGTTTTTTTTGATGTCGGGGCCAACATAGGGCAAACTGCGATTGTTGGTGCCCGATGTGTAGGTGCCGATGGCTGTGTGGTCGCGTTCGAGCCTTCAAAGCTAAACGTGGAAAAGATGGAATACCACCTTCGGTGGAACGGAGTCCGTCAGGTGAAGGTAGAAACTGTGTGCGTCGGTAAGCGAGTTGGCATTGTTGATTTTTTCCTTCAAGGAGACGGACTTCATAGCAGTAATTCGTTAACATTTTCCGATTCCAAAAATCTAGCGACGCTTGCGGCAAAGCCTCTCGTGGTCAAAGTCCCAATAACCACGATCGATGCCTACTGCGCAGCGACAGGATTGAGGCCCGATGTGATTAAAATCGACGTCGAAGGCGCGGAGCTCGATGTCCTGCAGGGGGCTCTAGAAGTCTTGAAATTGCATCGCCCAAGGATACTGCTAGGAATTCATCCCTTTTGGTGGCCTGAAGGCCAATCCGGTCATGATATCGGTGAGTTTCTCGATAATCTCGGCTACAAGGTTTTAAATCCCGGAACTAGACAGGAAGTACGACCACAGGACTTTGCAGATTATCTTTGCCTCCCAAAAGAAAGCTTAGCTTGA